Proteins from one Kineosporiaceae bacterium genomic window:
- a CDS encoding DUF1707 domain-containing protein, which produces MSDSVVPPPAGPPSGLLTESDREAVLAALTVHREAGRLSPTEFEARQVVASRARTWAEVGVLFGDLPAPQPQPRSGAPFEPGATAAAPGGVDWLARLAAATPIIALILFFVTKNWLWFLMVPLMWTLAKGPHRRS; this is translated from the coding sequence ATGAGTGACTCCGTCGTCCCGCCGCCCGCGGGTCCGCCGTCCGGGCTGCTCACCGAGTCCGATCGTGAGGCGGTCCTCGCGGCACTCACCGTGCACCGCGAGGCCGGCCGCCTCTCACCCACCGAGTTCGAGGCGCGTCAGGTGGTGGCATCGCGGGCCCGCACCTGGGCCGAGGTGGGCGTGCTGTTCGGCGATCTGCCGGCTCCACAGCCACAGCCACGCTCTGGTGCCCCGTTCGAGCCAGGAGCGACAGCCGCCGCCCCCGGTGGGGTCGACTGGTTGGCGAGGCTGGCCGCGGCCACGCCCATCATTGCTCTGATCTTGTTCTTCGTGACGAAGAACTGGCTCTGGTTCCTGATGGTCCCGTTGATGTGGACCCTGGCCAAGGGGCCGCACCGCCGGTCGTGA
- a CDS encoding aldehyde dehydrogenase family protein yields MAMERWRTLTHGVVASGAAGSITTRSPWTGEALADLPLSTPEDVGMAVQRTRARQPEWAARSARERAGVLLRWHDLVLRRQDEVLDLIQLETGKARTHAFDEVAHVAMVARWYARRGPAMLDDERHVGLVPGLTRIREVHHPRGVVGVISPWNYPLTLGIGDALAALLAGNAVVIKPDEKTTVTALWAARLLREAGLPEGVVQVVAGDGPGVGGALVGAVDYVCFTGSTAVGRLIAEQAGGRLIGCSLELGGKNALYVAADADLDRAAEGAVRDCFGNAGQLCVSTERLLLHADIVEAFLERFLGRVRRLRLGAALDYSTDVGSLVSAEQLRRVATHVDDAVAQGARVLAGGRARPDLGPTFYEPTVLADVPPAAVCFTQETFGPVVMVRIVPDDESALAVIDEGEFGLTASFWTRDPARGAALARRVSTGTASVNETYAVVFGSVTTPMGGRRASGLGRRHGLDGLRRFTETQSVATQHVVGLGPLYARGPGRVASLFTGALRTARAARLPWP; encoded by the coding sequence ATGGCCATGGAGCGCTGGCGCACGCTGACGCACGGCGTGGTCGCCTCCGGGGCCGCAGGCTCGATCACCACCCGCTCGCCTTGGACGGGGGAGGCGCTCGCCGACCTGCCGCTGAGCACCCCCGAGGACGTCGGGATGGCGGTGCAACGCACCCGCGCGCGGCAGCCGGAGTGGGCCGCCCGATCTGCGCGGGAGCGGGCCGGCGTGCTGCTGCGGTGGCACGACCTGGTGCTGCGCCGCCAGGACGAGGTGCTCGATCTGATCCAACTCGAGACCGGCAAGGCCCGTACCCACGCCTTCGACGAGGTCGCCCACGTCGCGATGGTGGCGCGGTGGTACGCCCGCCGAGGTCCGGCGATGCTGGACGACGAGCGGCACGTGGGCCTGGTCCCCGGGCTGACCCGGATTCGCGAGGTGCACCACCCGCGCGGCGTCGTCGGGGTCATATCGCCGTGGAACTACCCGCTGACCCTGGGCATCGGCGATGCCCTGGCGGCGCTCCTGGCGGGCAACGCCGTGGTGATCAAGCCGGACGAGAAGACCACGGTGACGGCGCTGTGGGCGGCGCGCCTGCTGCGTGAGGCCGGCCTGCCGGAGGGCGTGGTGCAGGTGGTGGCGGGTGACGGCCCGGGGGTCGGCGGGGCGCTGGTGGGCGCCGTGGACTACGTCTGCTTCACCGGCTCCACAGCCGTCGGGCGGCTGATCGCCGAGCAAGCCGGGGGGCGCCTGATCGGCTGTTCCCTCGAACTGGGCGGCAAGAACGCGCTCTACGTGGCCGCGGATGCCGACCTCGACCGAGCCGCGGAGGGCGCCGTCCGTGATTGCTTCGGCAACGCCGGTCAGCTGTGCGTCTCGACCGAGCGGCTGTTGCTGCACGCCGACATCGTCGAGGCCTTCCTGGAGCGCTTCCTCGGCCGGGTGCGCCGGCTACGGCTGGGGGCCGCACTGGACTACTCGACCGACGTCGGCAGCCTGGTCTCGGCCGAGCAGTTGAGGCGTGTGGCGACCCACGTCGACGACGCGGTGGCCCAGGGCGCGCGGGTGCTCGCCGGGGGGCGAGCCCGACCCGACCTCGGCCCGACGTTCTACGAACCCACCGTGTTGGCCGACGTGCCGCCGGCGGCCGTCTGTTTCACGCAGGAGACGTTCGGTCCCGTGGTGATGGTGCGCATCGTGCCGGACGACGAGAGCGCGCTCGCCGTGATCGACGAGGGCGAGTTCGGGCTCACCGCCTCGTTCTGGACCCGTGACCCGGCCCGCGGCGCCGCCCTGGCCCGGCGCGTGAGCACGGGGACGGCGTCCGTGAACGAGACCTATGCCGTGGTGTTCGGCAGCGTGACCACCCCGATGGGCGGCCGGCGAGCCTCCGGCCTGGGGCGGCGTCACGGGCTCGACGGGCTGCGGCGGTTCACCGAGACCCAGTCGGTGGCGACCCAGCACGTGGTGGGTCTGGGGCCGCTCTATGCCCGGGGGCCGGGGCGTGTGGCATCCCTGTTCACCGGGGCGCTGCGGACGGCGCGGGCGGCGCGGCTGCCCTGGCCCTGA